The following nucleotide sequence is from Aneurinibacillus soli.
CTAATAAATAAAGATTCCCCGTTAACCACCTAGTACGCTGTTTTATGAAGATGTTAATGCGTTCAGGCTCCTGCTCCCATGTTCTTGAATCAGGAACAACGGGAAGGAGATAACCTGCTGCCGTTAGCCGTACCGTCAATTCTGCATCTTCTGCCAGAGCAAATACATCATACCCTCCCATTTTTTCGAGAACGGAGCGACGGAGAAGCATGTTCGTACCCGCTAAAGAACCAAGTTTAAACAAGGCCCACCTGCCGCATTGCATCAACAATTGAAAGACTTGAAACTCTAAACCAATCATTTTGGTCAACGGATTTGCATTTGCATTAATAGTTTTGACATATCCCACTGCACCAGCTGCATGTTTCGTTGTTTCTGCTGTTTCCACTAATTTTTGAATCGCATCCGCTTCAGGCTGATTATCAGCATCATAAACAATAAAATAGTCCGAAGTAGAAATCTTTAATCCGTAATTTAGGACTCTTGATTTGCCTTTTGGCTCACCTGGAGGGACCGGGATATAGTGGATATTAGAGAACACGGAAGAAAAGCATTTCGCAATTTCTGCAGTGTTATCTGTTGAATTGTCATCCAGCAGAAAAATATGTAATGGACCTTCGTATTCCAGGCGAGTCATCGCATTCAATGTATCTTCAATGACTACCTCCTCGTTATGGGCAGGAATCAGCACGGCGACACTTGGATATGTTTGTAGTGGCAGAAGAGATTTATAACGAATTCGATACCATACCCCTCCAATCGTGACAACAGAATAGAAAAGGAGTAGGAGCCAAAAGAAAATCATGATGATGACTAAAAAACTTGTCATGGTTTACTCTCCTTTACCGCTTCTGTAATCTGCTCAGCCTGTTTAATTAACTTTTTTTCACAGTAAAACGGATACTCAACGTTATTGAAAATCGCTCGGGTTCTTTGCCGTATTCTTTTTTCCACCACTTGTACGCCTTCTTCGTTTGTATTTTGCAGGAGGATAATGATCGTTTTATGATTAGCTGTGACAATATCAAACTCTGAGCGTACACTTTCTAATGCGATTTTTCCTAATCGTTCTTTCACGCTTTGCAATATTCTGTTGTCCGTGCGACGGATATAAAGACTCAACCACCATAGTTGTTCATCACGCCTTTGAGTGCCTTGATATAAAATTTTCGCTCGTTCCTTGAATTCCGATGTGGTCAGTAGATGGGTATTTACTTCATATCTTTGAAGGCTGGTAAGCTTATACTTCAAAAGATCATTCTCCTGAACAACTCGTTTTACGTAAACATTCAAAACCCAATAGGTTAATAAAAAAGCACTCAAAAGTACATGGATATACATATAATCAATTTGGATATGTTCCTGATTTTTATGGATAAAAGCATATGAGGTCAAAAATATACCAAAACCAAGCATAACGATAATGGTGTACAAAAAAATAAATCTCTCTGATAGAAAAGTAATCGCGATTATAGAAACTAAGATTAGTAGGAGCGTTTCTTTGTAAAAAGGAAGTCTTGTATATAAAATCGTTGCCCCAAGTCCCATAAGTAATAGCGGTAAAATAATTACGATATAGTTCCGTTTCATTGTAATTCCTCCCTTGCTTATAAAGTTAGACTGTTGTTTTGTAATAAAGTTATTGCAAAGGGGAATTTTTTTAAATAAATAAGCCTCCCGGATGAGTGGGAGGCTTATGACTATCTCTTTTATTCGTAACTTTTTATTCATTACAGTTACCGAGTTTTTTCAAAAGAAACGGGCAAGGCGTGCAGACTTCTAAAACCAATCAAGCCTCTCCATTGTGGTATATTCGTGTCCAGCTTCAGTGTAGGCACCCTCTGCAGTAACGTACGAATAGCAATTTCCGCTTCCAGACGTGCCAGCGGAGCACCTAAACAGAAATGAATACCTGTTCCAAATGCAAGATGATGATTCGGCGTTCGAGTAATATCTAGTTGGTCCGGGTCGGAAAACACTTCCGGATCTCGATTCGCTGCTCCTAACACGATATAAACTTGCTGCCCTTTTCGAATGACCTTTCCACCGATTTCAACGTCTTCTGTTGCAAAGCGAACCGTCATTTGTGTCGGGCTCTCATATCGTAAAATTTCCTCAATAGCTGTTGAAATAAGCGCAGGGTTTTCTCTTAATTTTTCACATTGCTGAGGATGCTGCAACAAGGAAAGCATTCCATTCCCGATCAGATTCATCGTAGTCTCATGTCCAGCAACCAACAACAAGATACACATGGCTACTAGCTCGTCTTCATTCAATCGATCGCCTTCTTCTTCTGCCTGAATGAGCTGACTCATTAAATCATTCTGGGGATGTTGACGACGCTGTCCGATAAGACTATGGAAGTATCCTACGAGATTTCTGGCAACCTCTCCACCTTGCTCGAGCGACTCGTCCGTTCTGCTTAAATCAATGGTGCGAATCAAAACATTCGCCCATTCTCTGAACTGGTCACGATCGTCAACCGGTATGCCTAGCATTTTCGTAATGACAATGACAGGTAGTGGAAAAGCAAACTCCGAGATGAGCTCCATTTTCCCTGTATGCTGTGCCTTATGAAGAAGCTCATTCACTGTTTCTTCTATATACGGATACAGCCTTTCGATCATATGAGGGGTGAATGCTTTGCTTACGAGCATCCGCAACCGCGTGTGATCGGGTGGATTTTTGAAAAGCATCATATTTTTTTGGATATGAGCAAGAGGTCCATACGCCTCAGAAGTTTCAGGAATTCTCATCCGCTTTTCAAAGCGACAATCTTTGAGAATCGAGAACGCCTCTTTATAACTTGTGACAAA
It contains:
- a CDS encoding glycosyltransferase, which produces MTSFLVIIMIFFWLLLLFYSVVTIGGVWYRIRYKSLLPLQTYPSVAVLIPAHNEEVVIEDTLNAMTRLEYEGPLHIFLLDDNSTDNTAEIAKCFSSVFSNIHYIPVPPGEPKGKSRVLNYGLKISTSDYFIVYDADNQPEADAIQKLVETAETTKHAAGAVGYVKTINANANPLTKMIGLEFQVFQLLMQCGRWALFKLGSLAGTNMLLRRSVLEKMGGYDVFALAEDAELTVRLTAAGYLLPVVPDSRTWEQEPERINIFIKQRTRWLTGNLYLLEKSFHELSHWKGKTFILTLQHLLTYFVFIVLLLFSDIFFIMSMLGIELPNIAAPLLLLWFMSYVVYTIQLLSAIVIDRNVSPSNVFFMLIMYFTYAQIFIILLIRSTFSYVLSRVRGQTISWDKTKRFKQEETEQ
- a CDS encoding cytochrome P450, which produces MVENIVQASRFNPLSPEFRTNPYPFYDALRAAAPVHWMSSIDQEAWFVTSYKEAFSILKDCRFEKRMRIPETSEAYGPLAHIQKNMMLFKNPPDHTRLRMLVSKAFTPHMIERLYPYIEETVNELLHKAQHTGKMELISEFAFPLPVIVITKMLGIPVDDRDQFREWANVLIRTIDLSRTDESLEQGGEVARNLVGYFHSLIGQRRQHPQNDLMSQLIQAEEEGDRLNEDELVAMCILLLVAGHETTMNLIGNGMLSLLQHPQQCEKLRENPALISTAIEEILRYESPTQMTVRFATEDVEIGGKVIRKGQQVYIVLGAANRDPEVFSDPDQLDITRTPNHHLAFGTGIHFCLGAPLARLEAEIAIRTLLQRVPTLKLDTNIPQWRGLIGFRSLHALPVSFEKTR